The proteins below come from a single Agrobacterium vitis genomic window:
- a CDS encoding LysE family transporter, with translation MTFQDWLLFSAASAAFLVVPGRNTKRIIACRQAGGGRAATLCVLGSMTGYGIAACLVFGMAQALSNINATALSALRWPGMAILMVLALRLWRAPLHIGPVADNDNLADRRAMVIVSQAVIGSALDARTLVFLLAITTQITSGFSPFSGDFLTMELAFMALAALVCGLQAIYAHSFDRIIRRRSARRMVQPKGKSMLISARSVSAGYRRIAA, from the coding sequence ATGACATTTCAGGATTGGCTGTTGTTTTCAGCAGCAAGCGCTGCCTTCCTTGTTGTGCCTGGACGCAATACCAAGCGGATCATCGCCTGCCGGCAAGCGGGCGGCGGTCGGGCTGCCACACTCTGCGTGCTGGGCAGCATGACAGGCTATGGCATCGCCGCGTGCCTGGTATTCGGAATGGCCCAAGCGCTCAGCAATATCAACGCCACGGCACTCTCTGCCCTGCGCTGGCCAGGCATGGCCATATTGATGGTTCTGGCACTCAGACTCTGGCGCGCGCCGCTGCATATTGGCCCGGTGGCCGATAACGACAATCTGGCCGACCGGCGCGCCATGGTCATTGTGTCGCAGGCCGTGATCGGTTCGGCTCTGGATGCGCGCACACTGGTCTTTCTGTTGGCGATCACCACTCAGATCACATCGGGCTTTTCGCCGTTCAGCGGAGATTTTCTGACCATGGAACTGGCTTTCATGGCTCTCGCGGCCTTAGTCTGTGGGCTTCAGGCAATTTATGCACACTCTTTCGACCGGATAATTCGCCGCCGTTCGGCACGCCGTATGGTGCAGCCAAAGGGCAAATCCATGCTGATTTCCGCCCGTTCCGTCAGCGCCGGTTATCGCCGGATTGCCGCCTGA
- a CDS encoding pyrophosphate--fructose-6-phosphate 1-phosphotransferase → MAKTKVALLTAGGLAPCLSSAVGGLIERYSDIAPDAEIVAYKSGYRGLLMDYKIEINQHMREQAHVLHRYGGSPIGNSRVKLTNVADCVKRGLVKEGQNPLQVAAERLAADGITILHTIGGDDTNTTAADLAAYLGANGYDLTVVGLPKTVDNDVVPIRQSLGAWTAAEVGARFFDHVSNEQSAAPRTLVIHEVMGRHCGWLTAATARAYIQRIQHNEYVEGFMMNEELKTIDGLYLPETHFDMEAEAERLKELMDRTGFVTLFVSEGACMDEIIADREKAGEEIKRDAFGHVKLDTINVGGWFQKHFAKLLDAERSMVQKSGYYARSAPANYEDLRLIQSMVDLAVESGLNGVSGVTGHDEDQGGKLRAIEFPRIKGGKAFDLSTPWFKDVMDHLGQKFRPAH, encoded by the coding sequence ATGGCCAAGACCAAAGTCGCATTGCTGACCGCCGGGGGCCTTGCACCCTGCCTCTCATCGGCAGTGGGCGGGTTGATCGAGCGCTATAGCGACATCGCACCCGATGCCGAGATCGTCGCCTATAAATCCGGCTATCGCGGCCTGTTGATGGACTACAAGATCGAGATCAACCAGCATATGCGCGAACAGGCCCATGTCCTGCATCGCTATGGCGGGTCGCCCATCGGCAATAGCCGCGTCAAGCTCACCAATGTCGCCGATTGCGTCAAGCGCGGCCTGGTCAAGGAAGGCCAGAACCCGTTGCAGGTGGCCGCCGAGCGCCTGGCCGCCGATGGCATCACCATTCTGCACACAATCGGCGGTGACGATACCAATACGACGGCTGCCGATCTCGCCGCCTATCTCGGTGCCAATGGCTATGACCTGACCGTCGTCGGCCTGCCCAAAACCGTCGATAACGATGTCGTGCCGATCCGCCAGTCGCTCGGTGCCTGGACCGCGGCGGAAGTCGGTGCCCGCTTCTTCGACCATGTTTCCAACGAACAGAGTGCCGCGCCGCGCACGCTGGTCATTCATGAGGTCATGGGCCGCCATTGCGGCTGGCTGACTGCGGCGACCGCCCGCGCCTATATCCAGCGCATCCAGCATAATGAATATGTCGAGGGCTTCATGATGAATGAAGAACTGAAGACAATCGACGGTCTTTATCTGCCCGAGACACATTTCGATATGGAAGCCGAGGCCGAGCGGCTGAAGGAACTGATGGACCGCACCGGCTTCGTCACGCTGTTCGTCTCGGAAGGCGCCTGCATGGATGAAATCATCGCCGACCGGGAAAAGGCCGGCGAAGAGATCAAGCGCGACGCTTTCGGCCATGTAAAGCTCGATACGATCAATGTCGGCGGCTGGTTCCAGAAGCATTTCGCCAAATTGCTCGATGCCGAGCGCTCTATGGTGCAGAAGTCAGGCTATTACGCCCGTTCGGCTCCGGCCAATTACGAGGACTTGCGGCTGATCCAGAGCATGGTGGACCTTGCTGTTGAAAGTGGATTGAACGGCGTCTCCGGCGTCACCGGTCATGACGAGGACCAGGGCGGCAAATTGCGCGCCATCGAATTCCCCCGCATCAAGGGCGGCAAGGCTTTCGACCTCTCTACGCCATGGTTCAAAGATGTGATGGACCATCTGGGCCAGAAATTCCGTCCGGCACATTGA
- a CDS encoding J domain-containing protein — translation MIFDFACQQLSSLWERLLGAVSDAAGNALSSIVEAIRTVFEGDPETRRRVSFSVAIIALSAKMAKADGVVSQAEVNAFRSIFDFPPEEARNVARLYNLAKQDIAGYEAYAEKLANLCGSRTRGCPVLEEIVDALFHIATADGLIHEKELAFLSRIAEIFEIGEDRFEQISARHLAPDQDPYGILGVSRSDDFGTIRKRYRALASEHHPDRLHARGLPVEMHAAAHQRMASFNAAYAAIEKERRAA, via the coding sequence ATGATTTTCGATTTCGCCTGCCAACAATTATCGTCCCTCTGGGAGCGGCTGCTCGGCGCGGTCAGCGACGCGGCCGGCAATGCCTTGTCGTCGATTGTCGAAGCGATCCGTACCGTCTTTGAGGGTGATCCGGAAACGCGCAGGCGCGTGTCTTTTTCCGTGGCGATCATCGCGCTTTCGGCCAAGATGGCCAAGGCCGATGGCGTCGTGTCGCAGGCTGAGGTCAATGCGTTTCGCAGCATTTTCGATTTTCCGCCGGAAGAGGCCCGCAACGTCGCGCGCCTTTATAATCTCGCCAAGCAGGATATTGCCGGTTACGAAGCCTATGCTGAAAAGCTCGCCAATCTCTGCGGCTCGCGCACCAGAGGCTGCCCGGTGCTCGAAGAGATCGTCGATGCCCTGTTTCACATCGCCACGGCGGACGGGTTGATCCACGAGAAGGAATTGGCTTTTCTCTCCCGCATCGCCGAAATTTTCGAGATTGGTGAGGATCGGTTCGAACAGATTTCCGCCCGTCATCTCGCGCCCGACCAGGACCCCTACGGTATTCTCGGCGTGTCGCGCAGCGATGATTTTGGCACGATTCGCAAACGCTACCGGGCTCTGGCCTCCGAGCACCATCCCGACCGGCTGCATGCGCGTGGCCTGCCAGTGGAAATGCACGCTGCCGCCCATCAACGGATGGCCAGTTTCAACGCGGCCTATGCCGCGATTGAAAAGGAACGCCGGGCCGCATGA
- a CDS encoding N-acetylmuramoyl-L-alanine amidase — MTAFIADYPDAVVVPSPNHGERIECAAPDTIILHYTGMPSEEAALSWLCTVESQVSSHYLVRENGDVVQMVPESRRAWHAGKSFWAGATDINSRSIGIEIANAGHPSLPDYPEKQVDAVAQLCLDCASRWSIAPERVLAHSDIAPVRKVDPGEHFPWDQLHALGVGHWVEPTAMTGGRFFQRGDNGQPVEALQSMLSLYGYPVEINGDFDAVTEGVVRSFQLHFRPSKVDGVADYSTIDTLHRLLAALPRFS; from the coding sequence ATGACTGCATTCATCGCCGATTATCCAGACGCCGTGGTGGTGCCATCCCCGAATCACGGTGAGCGCATCGAATGCGCGGCCCCTGACACCATCATTCTGCATTATACCGGCATGCCGAGCGAAGAGGCAGCACTCTCGTGGCTCTGCACTGTGGAAAGCCAGGTTTCCAGCCATTATCTGGTGCGTGAAAACGGTGATGTCGTGCAGATGGTGCCGGAAAGCCGCCGAGCCTGGCATGCCGGCAAGAGTTTCTGGGCGGGCGCGACCGATATCAATTCCCGCTCAATTGGCATCGAGATTGCCAATGCCGGACATCCGTCTCTGCCGGATTATCCCGAAAAACAGGTGGATGCCGTCGCGCAATTGTGTCTTGATTGTGCAAGTCGCTGGTCCATCGCCCCGGAGCGGGTGCTGGCCCATTCCGATATTGCGCCTGTTCGCAAGGTCGATCCGGGCGAACATTTCCCCTGGGATCAGCTACACGCCCTGGGCGTAGGGCATTGGGTGGAACCAACCGCGATGACCGGAGGGCGCTTCTTCCAGAGAGGGGATAACGGCCAGCCGGTCGAGGCATTGCAATCCATGTTGTCTCTCTATGGATACCCTGTTGAAATCAATGGGGATTTTGATGCAGTGACCGAGGGTGTCGTCAGAAGTTTCCAGCTGCATTTCCGCCCCTCCAAGGTCGATGGCGTGGCCGATTATTCGACCATCGACACCCTGCATCGTCTGCTGGCGGCGTTGCCGCGTTTCAGCTGA
- a CDS encoding lytic transglycosylase domain-containing protein, translating into MKTSLFAAAACIAVSMSAVSQAEAADAGKGLTLMDMLRANKQQADLAKPLEKTRLSNKTGTDDQKADMQGAAGKAPYHALISSYAKQYGVPVELASAVVKIESGFNPKARGTHGEVGLMQIKPATARAMGYTGTVAGLYDPSTNLKYGMKYLAMAHQLGGGDTCGAILRYNAGHGATRMNPVSKQYCGQVEAALENS; encoded by the coding sequence ATGAAAACTTCGCTTTTCGCTGCCGCGGCATGCATTGCCGTTTCTATGTCTGCCGTTTCCCAAGCCGAGGCGGCTGATGCCGGCAAGGGCTTGACCCTGATGGACATGTTGCGTGCCAATAAACAGCAAGCCGACCTCGCCAAGCCTCTGGAGAAAACCAGGCTCTCGAATAAAACCGGGACTGATGATCAGAAAGCCGATATGCAGGGGGCTGCTGGCAAGGCGCCCTATCATGCCCTGATCTCGTCCTATGCCAAGCAATATGGCGTGCCGGTGGAACTGGCCAGCGCCGTGGTGAAAATCGAAAGCGGCTTCAACCCGAAAGCGCGCGGCACGCATGGCGAAGTCGGCCTGATGCAGATCAAGCCCGCCACCGCCCGCGCCATGGGCTATACCGGTACTGTTGCCGGGCTTTACGACCCATCCACCAATCTCAAATACGGGATGAAATATCTCGCCATGGCCCACCAGCTTGGCGGTGGTGATACCTGCGGTGCCATCTTGCGCTACAATGCCGGCCACGGCGCGACACGCATGAACCCGGTTTCCAAGCAATATTGCGGTCAGGTGGAAGCTGCGCTGGAAAACAGCTGA
- a CDS encoding NAD(P)/FAD-dependent oxidoreductase, with protein MTDQVFKYLIIGRGMMGAAAARHLALQTDGVALVGPDEPADKQSHEGVFASHYDEARITRTIDSDPVWAKLAHASIARYSEIEQQSGIRFYHEAGCLIVGTSPDGHSDYVAKAARAAEGLGVSTQSFDHAGLAERFSYFRFEPVSIGIYEAHHAGYVNPRRLVEAQSELAARAGASLINDVVIGIRDEGGHAVVTTAGGKVLKAEKLLVAAGGFSIADTLLPRRIDLSVYARTVTFFEIADQDLPAYHGMPSLIHEPSNPRDHIYLLPPVRYPDGKTYLKIGGDPDDVRLKTEPEIRAWFRGGGRESARDHLARICRSLVPGVAQAPVSMAPCVTSFTGSGYPAIGFSDSPRIAVLTGGCGAAAKSSDEIGRLGAELILRGTIVHEEYDADFTPVFV; from the coding sequence ATGACGGATCAGGTCTTTAAATATCTCATTATCGGACGCGGTATGATGGGTGCGGCGGCGGCGCGGCATCTGGCACTGCAAACGGATGGCGTGGCACTGGTCGGGCCGGATGAGCCCGCTGACAAGCAAAGCCACGAAGGCGTCTTTGCCAGCCATTACGACGAAGCGCGAATCACCCGTACCATCGATAGCGATCCTGTCTGGGCAAAGCTCGCTCATGCGTCGATTGCCCGCTATAGTGAAATCGAACAGCAGAGCGGCATCCGGTTTTACCACGAGGCTGGTTGCCTGATCGTCGGAACGAGCCCGGATGGTCATTCCGACTATGTCGCCAAGGCGGCGCGCGCTGCCGAAGGGCTCGGCGTTTCCACCCAGTCTTTCGACCATGCCGGTCTTGCCGAGCGTTTCAGTTATTTCCGGTTCGAGCCTGTTTCCATTGGGATTTATGAGGCGCATCACGCCGGCTACGTCAATCCGCGCCGTTTGGTGGAGGCCCAGTCGGAGCTGGCTGCTCGGGCGGGGGCATCTCTGATCAACGATGTGGTCATAGGCATTCGCGACGAGGGCGGCCATGCGGTGGTCACGACCGCAGGCGGCAAGGTGTTGAAAGCCGAAAAACTGTTGGTTGCAGCGGGCGGGTTTTCCATTGCCGACACGCTGTTGCCGCGCCGGATTGATCTGTCGGTTTATGCTCGAACTGTTACCTTTTTCGAAATCGCCGATCAGGATCTGCCCGCCTATCACGGCATGCCGTCGCTCATTCACGAGCCGTCCAATCCACGCGATCACATCTATCTGCTTCCACCAGTGCGCTACCCTGATGGTAAAACCTATCTCAAGATCGGCGGCGATCCCGATGATGTCAGGCTGAAGACCGAGCCCGAAATCCGCGCCTGGTTCAGGGGTGGCGGACGGGAAAGCGCACGCGATCATCTGGCGCGCATTTGCAGATCGCTGGTGCCGGGTGTTGCCCAGGCGCCGGTGTCGATGGCGCCCTGCGTGACCTCCTTTACGGGCAGTGGCTATCCGGCCATCGGGTTTAGCGACAGCCCACGCATCGCGGTGCTGACTGGCGGCTGCGGGGCGGCGGCGAAAAGCTCGGACGAAATTGGCCGGCTGGGTGCCGAGTTGATCCTGCGCGGCACGATTGTCCATGAGGAGTATGATGCAGATTTCACGCCTGTTTTCGTGTGA
- the mraZ gene encoding division/cell wall cluster transcriptional repressor MraZ: MNRFLSNATNRIDTKGRVSVPAAFRAVLVERGIQELYCFQDFTFPAISIGGPDLLERYERQIVGEDPFSPVANEMSLLVHGGGVFMRLDSEGRLMVTDFIRDFTGIASEVTFVGRSDHFQVWQPQAFHEAQAAARKGLGLKRAGSS; the protein is encoded by the coding sequence ATGAACCGCTTCTTGTCCAATGCGACGAACCGGATCGATACGAAGGGGCGGGTTTCCGTTCCGGCGGCGTTCCGTGCTGTTCTGGTGGAGCGGGGCATCCAGGAGCTTTATTGCTTCCAGGATTTCACCTTTCCGGCGATCAGTATCGGCGGGCCGGATCTGTTGGAGCGCTACGAACGGCAGATTGTCGGCGAGGATCCGTTTTCGCCGGTTGCCAACGAAATGTCGCTTCTCGTACATGGGGGCGGCGTTTTCATGCGCCTCGACAGCGAGGGGCGTCTTATGGTCACGGATTTTATCCGCGACTTTACGGGTATTGCGTCCGAAGTGACCTTTGTCGGTCGCTCGGATCATTTTCAAGTGTGGCAGCCGCAGGCGTTTCACGAGGCGCAGGCGGCGGCAAGAAAGGGACTCGGTCTGAAGAGGGCGGGTTCCAGTTAG